The genomic region GCTGCCGCAAGTTGTTTTTGGTTGATTTCAGCCGGAATTTGGTTTGTCTTTCCTTGCAACCAACGTCGATCTTGTCGTGGAGTTAAGTTGAGTTGCTGAGTCTGCGATCGCAACTCTTGTACAGAGCGATCGATAACCAAAGTACACCCAAGCCCAGGACGAAAGATTGCTTGGTGCTTTGCCCAACCAAAAATACTTGCCGTGACAGATTGCTGCGGGCGATCGATCTTCACGTGAATTGACTTGACAATTGACTGTTCCAAAGTTGATAAACCTGCAATCTCAGCCAAAACATCTCGATTGAAAATAGACTCTGGAGTGCGTTGAGAGACAAACACACCCGAACAAAATTGTTTTGCTTGATAAGCCGTACCGATACTCAAGACCTGCCACAGGGTAAAGCTAATATAGCCAATAATACTGGCACTAATTAATCCGAAGCTCCACAAGACATATTTAAAAGCTGGTTTCATCTAATAATTACCTAGTCGTTGCAAAATGAATTCAAAATCATTTAAAACAAAATTTAAATTTTGTTCAGTCAATATCGGGACGTGAACAAAAACACAATTTACTGGTAACTGATGACGTTGAATCCACTCTAAAATTGAATAATAAAGTCCTTCGCAGACAAACTTTCCGGCATCGTGACTAATTTTGACTCTGCTGTTCTCCCCGACTAACTTTTCGAGAGCGATGTTTGTCTGTAAGATACTACCATTACAAGCCGCATTAGACTCAATACTCAAATACTGTCGGCGTTCTGCCATACCGCAACAAACAATGAAATTAGGTTTTAACACCTGAGTTTTTTTCATCACTATATTGCTGGCAAGTTGAATGTTGACGGGTAACCGACGCAAAAAGTTGAGAACAGCAAATGTATAGTTAAGTTGAGATATTTTTTCTAATAGGTCGTCAGAAGAATTCGTTTGTTGGTGAGGTAGCCAAGTTGTAAAGGAAGTTAGTAGAATTTTTTTTGCCATGTGAAGTAAGTAAGAAAGTTAAGCATTTGTAGGGGCGGGTTCACCCGAAATCTTCGTCCCAGTCAGTGTTGTTTTGTGAACCCGCCCGTACACAATATTCGTATAAGCAGGTGTATTGACCTAAAATAATAGAGTGCCGGAATGAGGATGAAATATGGCAACGATCGCAGTTGTAGATTATGACATGGGAAACTTGCACTCTGCCTGTAAAGGACTAGAAAATGCAGGCGCAACCCCAAAAATTACGGATTCCGCCAGAGAAATACTACAAGCAGATGCGATCGTCCTGCCAGGAGTCGGCTCATTCGATCCAGCCGTGCAACATTTGCGATCGCGGGGTTTAGAAGCACCCATCAAACAGGCGATCGCTAGTGGGATACCATTCTTAGGAATCTGCCTCGGTTTGCAAATTTTATTTGAAAGCAGCGAAGAAGGTAAAGAGCCAGGGTTGGGAATTATTGCTGGTACTGTCCGCCGCTTCACCTCCGAACCAGGAATTACAATTCCCCACATGGGTTGGAACCAATTGCAATTTACCCAACCAGAATGCACGTTATGGCAAAAGTTGCCATTGAATCCTTGGGTTTATTTCGTCCACTCTTACTATGTCGCTCCCGTCAATTCTGAAGTCCGCGCCGCTACAGTCACTCATGGTAGCCAAGTTGTCACAGCCGCGATCGCCCAAGATAATCTCGTAGCCGTCCAATTTCACCCCGAAAAGTCTTCTACATCAGGCTTGCAAATTTTATCTAACTTCGTGGCGCAGGTAAGGGAAACAGTTCTTGTATAACAGGGAGCAGAAAGGAGCGAGGAGTGAGGAGCGAGGGGGACAAGAGAGTAGAGGAGCAGAGGAAGTTGAGGAACCTGAGGGAGCTGAGGGAGCATTACAATCCAAAATCCAAAATCTAAAATTAATTCACTCACTCCTCACTCCTCGCTCCTCACTCCTCATTTATGAGTCTCAGAATCTCTGGTAATCGCCAATTAAAATCCCTTCCAGGTAGAGATACTCGCCCTACTAGTGGTAGAGTGCGGGAGGCTGTATTTAATATTTGGCAGGGAAAAATTACCGATTGTCGCTGGTTAGATCTATGTGCTGGAACTGGATCGATGGGTGCGGAAGCTTTATGTAGAGGCGCTAATTATGTAATCGGGATCGAACAATCCAGCCGTGCTTGCAGCATTATTCAACAGAACTGGCAGAAAATAGCCAAACCAGAACAACAGTTTCAAGTATTGCGCGGTGACGTATTGAAGCGGTTGAAAACTTTAGCCGGACAGCAATTCGATCGCATCTACTTCGATCCACCCTATGCCAGTGGATTGTATCAGCCAATATTAGAGGCGATCGCTCGCTATCATCTCTTGCATCCAGAGGGAGAACTCGCTATAGAATACGATCCCTCACTTTGGCAACCCCAAGCCTTACCTGGTTTAGAAATTTGTCGCCAAAAAATCTATGGCAACACAACTTTAATTTTCTATACAAAAGAGATGTAGAGACGTTATATTTAACGCCTCTACATATTCTTAGTCAATTCCCAGCTTTTTACCGCGCTTGAATTGCTCGTAAGCTTTGAAAAACAGCCCTGCCAGGGTAACAAAAATTAGACCTAGTACCATGCCATCGAGTAAGGGTTCAACCACGTCAAATCTCCTGAATGTCAGATGTAGTAATATGTTTGCTTAGATTAAGTTTTTCTGCACGTCTTTAATCATACCTCTGTTTAGTTGTATGTAGGGGGCTGACTTAAAACTCTTTAGCTGACTGAATGCCAGTCGATTTTAACAAAAATTTAATCGGTATAAATTAGCGCTATTTGCTTGCCGATAAGGTCAAGAACTTTTAAGCTATGTGTAGGATATAGAAAAGATTTGTCAATTTGACTTTTAGTGAAACCTTTTGGATAACCAGCACGTCCTCAGTCAAAATTCGCTCCAGCGGTTCGCGACGATCGCTCTAGCGCTGTTATTGGCGATCGCAATGGCGATTGTGGGCGCTTACCTACTCAGTCCCGCCGATCCTTATATTAAGGGCGTTTTATCTTTATCTGGCGATCCGATGCAAGGCAATGCGATCTTCCAGATGAACTGTGCTGGTTGTCATGGCTTTCAGGCAGAAGGTAATGTTGGTCCCAGCCTGCAAGGAGTTTCTAAACGGAAGTCAGGCTACGGTTTAATCCATCAGGTGATTAGTGGGGATACACCACCCATGCCAAAATTTCAGCCTAGCGAGAAGGAAATGGCAGATTTGCTCAGTTATTTGGAAACACTGTGAGTAGCAACGTTCAGCCGTACTTATATTTTGATTTTGTCAGGAGTTGGAAATGAGTAGGTTGACAGTACGTTTACCAGAAACGTTGCATCACCAATTAGTGCGTTTAGCCCAAAGCGAAGGTGTTTCTTTAAATCAGTACATTGTTTATGCCCTGACTCGTCAGGTAACATCAGCTTACACGGTTGATACTCTACCTGAAACAACACGCGATCGCCAAAAAGAATCTTTTAATACTCTATTACAGAACTTAGGACAAGCTTCGTCGGCTGAAATTGAGGTAGTAATGGCTGAACGAGAACCTGTCGAACCAGAAGAAAGTTTAACTTCTGAAGTTATTAGTCGCTTGCAAGAGCATATAAGTAATAAAAGATTGTCAAGCTAGGAAAGCTGCTGACTAGCAACATCTAACCATCCTTGAATCGCATCTTTTAGCATCTCTAATAAATGCTCGTAACTTTCACCCCAAGTATGGCAACCTGGTAATGCTGGCACAGAAGCACACCATACACCGTCTTCTTGCCAAATAACAGCTTTAATTTTCATGTGGAGTTCTATAATACATCGATTTAAATTTTAGCGTGTGGCGCGATCGCCATTATTTAACAACTAAACTGTTGAGCATAAAACCGCGCATACCGTCCTTCTAATGCCAACAACTCCTCATGCGTACCTGATTCAAAAATTTGTCCTTTTTCCATTACCAAAATGCGATCGGCACGGCGTACAGTTGTTAAACGGTGGGCGATAATAAATACAGTCCGATTTTGCATCAATCGTTCCAAAGCTTCTTGTACTAAAGCTTCCGATTCCGAATCTAACGCAGAGGTAGCTTCATCTAAGATGAGAATACGCGGATCGAGTAAAACCGCACGAGCGATCGCAATTCTTTGTCTTTGTCCTCCCG from Chroococcidiopsis sp. SAG 2025 harbors:
- a CDS encoding peptidase C15, with protein sequence MAKKILLTSFTTWLPHQQTNSSDDLLEKISQLNYTFAVLNFLRRLPVNIQLASNIVMKKTQVLKPNFIVCCGMAERRQYLSIESNAACNGSILQTNIALEKLVGENSRVKISHDAGKFVCEGLYYSILEWIQRHQLPVNCVFVHVPILTEQNLNFVLNDFEFILQRLGNY
- the hisH gene encoding imidazole glycerol phosphate synthase subunit HisH; translation: MATIAVVDYDMGNLHSACKGLENAGATPKITDSAREILQADAIVLPGVGSFDPAVQHLRSRGLEAPIKQAIASGIPFLGICLGLQILFESSEEGKEPGLGIIAGTVRRFTSEPGITIPHMGWNQLQFTQPECTLWQKLPLNPWVYFVHSYYVAPVNSEVRAATVTHGSQVVTAAIAQDNLVAVQFHPEKSSTSGLQILSNFVAQVRETVLV
- the rsmD gene encoding 16S rRNA (guanine(966)-N(2))-methyltransferase RsmD, which translates into the protein MSLRISGNRQLKSLPGRDTRPTSGRVREAVFNIWQGKITDCRWLDLCAGTGSMGAEALCRGANYVIGIEQSSRACSIIQQNWQKIAKPEQQFQVLRGDVLKRLKTLAGQQFDRIYFDPPYASGLYQPILEAIARYHLLHPEGELAIEYDPSLWQPQALPGLEICRQKIYGNTTLIFYTKEM
- the petG gene encoding cytochrome b6-f complex subunit V, with translation MVEPLLDGMVLGLIFVTLAGLFFKAYEQFKRGKKLGID
- a CDS encoding cytochrome c, with product MDNQHVLSQNSLQRFATIALALLLAIAMAIVGAYLLSPADPYIKGVLSLSGDPMQGNAIFQMNCAGCHGFQAEGNVGPSLQGVSKRKSGYGLIHQVISGDTPPMPKFQPSEKEMADLLSYLETL
- a CDS encoding YlcI/YnfO family protein, with protein sequence MSRLTVRLPETLHHQLVRLAQSEGVSLNQYIVYALTRQVTSAYTVDTLPETTRDRQKESFNTLLQNLGQASSAEIEVVMAEREPVEPEESLTSEVISRLQEHISNKRLSS
- a CDS encoding type II toxin-antitoxin system HicB family antitoxin encodes the protein MKIKAVIWQEDGVWCASVPALPGCHTWGESYEHLLEMLKDAIQGWLDVASQQLS